The following proteins are encoded in a genomic region of Haloarcula salinisoli:
- the pepF gene encoding oligoendopeptidase F, whose protein sequence is MSSVPARDDIDEEYKWALESLYADDEAWEAAYEEAEALIEDLEAYEGRCTDDAPTLLATLETYEQLMRKASNVAAYARMRRDEDTTDDTYQALTARTQSLSSDASSAASFLEPELQELTERDIDELVEAEPALAEYEHYFDNVLRIKPHTRSTEVENLLAELGEVTGAAGEVYNMLANADMEFPTVEGPDGDDQPITLNNFTTLQKHPDREFRQRVYETFYDEWEGVRNAVGTAYKNSVKTDVKLAQARNYDTAREGALNGPNVPVEVYDTLVDTVNDNLDKLHRHAELKANTVEGDELRMWDLYVPLVQEESPEVSYEQACEYVTEAVAPLGEEYQSRLAEGLDSRWVDVYETKHKQSGAYSGGTYDSQPFILMNYQDDVESMYTLAHELGHSMHSEYTSESQPYVYSGYEIFVAEVASTVNETLLTHHLLDTVEDEQLRRHVLNEYLERFRSTLYRQTMFAEFEHRTHEMAEAGEPLTPDRLDDLYADLKGDYYAPAELDDRIAREWMRIPHFYRAFYVYQYATGISAAVALVDGILEEGEPAAQRYIDFLASGSREYPLELLRGAGVDMVSPDPVESALSTYGEYLDEFASLQ, encoded by the coding sequence ATGAGTTCGGTACCCGCACGCGACGACATCGACGAGGAGTACAAGTGGGCCCTCGAATCCCTCTATGCCGACGACGAGGCATGGGAAGCGGCCTACGAGGAAGCGGAGGCACTGATCGAGGACCTCGAGGCCTACGAGGGCCGTTGCACGGACGACGCCCCCACCCTCCTGGCGACGCTTGAGACGTACGAACAGCTGATGCGCAAAGCCTCGAACGTCGCCGCCTACGCCCGGATGCGCCGGGACGAGGACACGACAGACGACACCTACCAGGCGCTGACCGCGCGCACCCAGTCGCTCTCTTCGGACGCGAGTTCGGCGGCATCGTTCCTCGAACCCGAACTGCAGGAACTCACGGAGCGCGACATCGACGAGCTGGTCGAGGCCGAGCCCGCGCTGGCCGAGTACGAGCACTATTTCGACAACGTGTTGCGGATAAAACCCCACACCCGCTCGACGGAGGTCGAGAACCTGCTTGCGGAACTGGGTGAGGTCACGGGGGCCGCCGGCGAGGTGTACAACATGCTGGCCAACGCCGACATGGAGTTCCCGACGGTCGAGGGTCCAGACGGCGACGACCAGCCCATCACGCTGAACAACTTCACGACGCTGCAGAAACACCCGGACCGCGAGTTCCGCCAGCGGGTGTACGAGACCTTCTACGACGAGTGGGAGGGCGTGCGAAACGCCGTCGGCACCGCGTACAAGAACTCGGTGAAGACGGACGTGAAGCTCGCGCAGGCCCGCAACTACGACACCGCTCGCGAGGGCGCGCTGAACGGCCCCAACGTTCCCGTCGAGGTGTACGACACGCTCGTCGACACTGTCAACGACAATCTGGACAAACTCCACCGCCACGCCGAACTGAAGGCGAACACGGTCGAGGGCGACGAGCTGCGGATGTGGGACCTCTACGTCCCGCTCGTCCAGGAGGAGTCGCCCGAAGTCAGCTACGAGCAGGCCTGCGAGTACGTCACCGAGGCCGTCGCGCCGCTGGGCGAGGAGTACCAGTCCCGGCTGGCCGAGGGTCTCGATTCGCGGTGGGTCGACGTCTACGAGACCAAACACAAGCAGTCGGGCGCGTACTCGGGCGGGACCTACGACTCCCAGCCGTTCATCCTGATGAACTACCAGGACGACGTCGAATCGATGTACACGCTGGCCCACGAACTGGGCCACTCGATGCATTCGGAGTACACCAGCGAGTCCCAGCCCTACGTCTACTCGGGGTACGAAATCTTCGTCGCCGAAGTGGCCTCGACGGTCAACGAGACGCTGCTGACCCACCACCTGCTCGACACCGTGGAGGATGAACAGCTCCGGCGACACGTCCTCAACGAGTATCTCGAACGGTTCCGCTCGACGCTCTATCGCCAGACCATGTTCGCGGAGTTCGAACACCGGACCCACGAGATGGCCGAGGCCGGCGAGCCCCTGACGCCGGACCGGCTCGACGACCTCTATGCCGACCTGAAGGGCGACTACTACGCGCCCGCCGAACTCGACGACCGCATCGCTCGCGAGTGGATGCGCATCCCACACTTCTACCGGGCGTTCTACGTCTACCAGTACGCGACCGGGATTTCGGCTGCGGTCGCGCTCGTCGACGGTATCCTCGAAGAGGGCGAGCCCGCCGCGCAGCGCTACATCGACTTCCTCGCCAGTGGCTCGCGGGAGTACCCGCTCGAACTGCTGCGGGGCGCCGGCGTCGATATGGTCTCGCCCGACCCCGTCGAGTCGGCCCTGTCGACCTACGGCGAGTATCTCGACGAGTTCGCCAGTCTGCAGTAG
- a CDS encoding lysylphosphatidylglycerol synthase transmembrane domain-containing protein, whose product MDGNRAATVAGFVGALAVLAVLVWVVGVDRTVSALLTADPVALVLVGALAVLWLTTWGLALWSVLRALGSPIRAHMAVLVYAGAVFSNNVTPFGQAGGEPLSALLISSAADTEYETGLAAIASVDTAHFVPSVAFAIAGFTFVTVGAVQLGRNLAFAAVAVAALAVGLPVAGFLGWRYRYELEHTVVRLLTPVIRWLGHTVPKWSPPTTATIAARIESFFAAIDRIATDRRTLLQTLGFSGLGWACLAGSLWLSLYAVGHAVPVSTTLLVVPVGSIASLTPLPGGSGAIETVLVTLLVSTTAVPAAVAASAVLIHRGATYLFPLLLGAGVASALGADHAAANARE is encoded by the coding sequence ATGGACGGCAATCGCGCGGCGACAGTCGCCGGGTTCGTCGGCGCGCTCGCCGTCCTCGCGGTGCTGGTGTGGGTCGTCGGGGTCGACCGGACCGTCTCGGCGCTGCTGACGGCGGACCCGGTCGCGCTCGTCCTCGTCGGCGCGCTCGCTGTCCTGTGGCTCACAACGTGGGGGCTGGCGCTGTGGTCGGTGCTGCGGGCCCTCGGGAGTCCGATACGGGCCCACATGGCGGTACTCGTCTACGCTGGGGCCGTCTTCTCGAACAACGTCACTCCCTTCGGGCAGGCCGGCGGCGAGCCGCTCTCGGCGCTGCTCATCTCCTCGGCGGCCGACACGGAGTACGAGACTGGGCTGGCCGCCATCGCCAGCGTCGACACGGCCCACTTTGTCCCCTCGGTCGCGTTCGCTATCGCCGGGTTCACGTTCGTGACGGTGGGTGCCGTCCAGCTCGGGCGAAACCTCGCCTTCGCCGCGGTCGCCGTCGCGGCGCTGGCGGTGGGGCTCCCGGTCGCCGGCTTTCTGGGCTGGCGCTACCGGTACGAACTGGAGCACACCGTCGTCCGGCTTCTGACCCCCGTCATCCGCTGGCTCGGGCACACCGTCCCGAAGTGGTCGCCGCCGACGACCGCGACCATCGCGGCCCGCATCGAGAGTTTCTTCGCCGCCATCGACCGCATCGCCACGGACCGGCGGACGCTGTTGCAGACGCTTGGCTTTTCGGGGCTGGGATGGGCCTGTCTGGCCGGCTCGCTGTGGCTCTCACTGTACGCGGTGGGACATGCCGTCCCCGTCTCGACGACGCTGCTGGTGGTCCCGGTCGGGAGCATCGCGAGCCTGACCCCGCTGCCGGGCGGCTCCGGCGCTATCGAGACGGTGCTGGTGACGCTGCTGGTCTCGACGACTGCCGTCCCGGCGGCCGTAGCGGCCTCGGCGGTGCTCATCCATCGCGGGGCGACGTATCTGTTCCCGCTGTTGCTCGGCGCCGGCGTCGCCAGCGCTCTCGGTGCCGACCACGCCGCGGCGAACGCCAGAGAGTGA
- a CDS encoding DUF6159 family protein, translated as MLAQLKRGIRMVGQALVVLRHNPKLLVFPLIAGISSLLFLGLLLGSTFGVLVGIEGLEAFETRSGFLATISGNPVVTVPALFLGYLGTTFVSVFFTGALVAESRYALADEPVNLRRGMARAWTAKYDLLAWAVIAATVGIIIDAIESSDNPVSKVFTVVFGAVWTVMTFFIVPVAVLDPQQSLRGMFRRSGQVFRENVGETVIGLGAPRAVGFGIFVLANLLAFGLSEITPSPLVYAPILVAGAVLSQLVSTTLRGILKTVVYVYATAGRMPAEFDAGDLDPLLS; from the coding sequence GTGCTCGCGCAGCTGAAACGCGGCATCCGCATGGTGGGCCAGGCGCTCGTAGTCCTGCGGCACAACCCGAAGCTGCTGGTATTTCCGCTGATAGCCGGAATCAGCTCGCTGCTCTTCCTCGGGCTACTACTCGGTTCGACGTTCGGCGTGCTCGTCGGCATCGAGGGACTCGAAGCCTTCGAGACCCGCTCCGGGTTCCTGGCGACGATTAGCGGGAATCCTGTCGTCACCGTCCCCGCTCTCTTCCTGGGCTATCTGGGAACGACGTTCGTCTCGGTGTTTTTCACCGGTGCGCTGGTCGCCGAATCCCGGTACGCCTTAGCCGACGAACCCGTGAACCTGAGACGCGGGATGGCGCGGGCCTGGACCGCCAAGTACGACCTGCTGGCCTGGGCAGTGATCGCCGCGACGGTCGGGATTATCATCGACGCGATAGAGAGCTCGGACAATCCAGTATCGAAGGTTTTCACGGTGGTGTTCGGGGCCGTCTGGACCGTTATGACGTTTTTCATCGTTCCGGTCGCCGTGCTGGATCCCCAGCAGTCGCTACGGGGCATGTTCAGGCGAAGTGGGCAGGTGTTCAGAGAGAACGTCGGTGAGACAGTGATCGGACTCGGTGCGCCCCGAGCGGTCGGGTTCGGCATCTTCGTCCTGGCGAACCTGCTGGCGTTCGGACTGAGCGAAATCACGCCCAGTCCACTGGTGTACGCCCCGATTCTCGTCGCCGGAGCGGTGCTCTCGCAACTGGTCTCGACGACGCTCCGGGGCATCCTCAAGACGGTGGTGTACGTCTACGCGACGGCGGGGCGGATGCCCGCGGAGTTCGATGCTGGGGATCTCGACCCGTTGCTGTCGTAA
- a CDS encoding mechanosensitive ion channel family protein, giving the protein MAQVATEASVTDGPSLDPGTVVSALLVLVVAYATGRVLSAGLTAVADRLAQHRFRVTLLIPLLKFTVYGTALYIIVTTLFELTSAQLVAFSGLLGAAIGLGLKDLLADIVGGLILVVEQPYQVGDKVAIGDHYGEITDIGLRSTQLMTPNDTVVVVPNFTFLNDAVANANDSAAEMLVVVEFYIDVDADADRARDIVEDALLTSPYVRVSPEHRYTVLVGDDHYYRTLTGKAYVTDLRNEYPFKTDVTERVLDAFAREGIESPKVPAGGGQELPGE; this is encoded by the coding sequence ATGGCCCAGGTCGCGACCGAGGCGAGTGTCACCGACGGCCCGTCGCTCGACCCGGGGACGGTGGTCTCGGCACTCCTCGTGCTCGTCGTCGCCTACGCCACCGGGCGAGTCCTGAGCGCCGGTCTGACGGCGGTCGCCGACCGGCTCGCACAGCATCGCTTCCGCGTGACGCTGTTGATTCCGTTGTTGAAGTTCACGGTCTATGGCACGGCGCTGTATATCATCGTGACGACGCTGTTCGAGCTGACGAGCGCCCAGCTCGTGGCCTTTTCGGGCCTGCTGGGTGCCGCTATCGGGCTGGGCCTGAAGGACCTGCTCGCGGACATCGTCGGCGGGCTCATCCTCGTCGTCGAACAGCCCTACCAGGTCGGCGACAAGGTCGCTATCGGGGACCACTACGGCGAGATAACCGATATCGGGCTGCGGTCGACACAGCTGATGACACCGAACGACACCGTCGTGGTCGTGCCGAACTTCACGTTCCTGAACGACGCGGTGGCAAACGCCAACGACAGCGCGGCCGAGATGCTCGTCGTCGTGGAGTTCTACATCGACGTCGACGCCGACGCCGACCGGGCCAGAGACATCGTCGAGGACGCGTTGTTGACCTCCCCGTACGTTCGGGTCTCGCCGGAACACCGGTACACCGTGCTGGTCGGCGACGACCACTACTACCGGACGCTGACGGGCAAGGCCTACGTCACCGACCTGCGCAACGAGTACCCGTTCAAGACCGACGTGACCGAACGGGTACTGGATGCCTTCGCCCGGGAGGGTATCGAGTCGCCGAAGGTGCCCGCGGGTGGCGGACAGGAACTCCCCGGCGAGTGA
- a CDS encoding GNAT family N-acetyltransferase, whose protein sequence is MASSAEDSRQFPRPPHEFTDGESRTVRMAAYDGEAEPLVSMYTDFDADSRSQGVPPRKEPAIREWVTDLLDEGLNVVVWHDDRLVGHAVLMPVEDESAELAIFVHPDYQSAGIGTELIKVLLGHGQEEGLEHVWLAVSQRNHVAMRVYRSVGFETRLREHVEIEMELDL, encoded by the coding sequence ATGGCATCATCCGCCGAGGACAGCCGCCAGTTTCCCCGTCCCCCACATGAGTTTACCGACGGCGAGAGTCGAACGGTCCGGATGGCGGCCTACGACGGCGAGGCCGAGCCGCTGGTGTCGATGTACACCGACTTCGACGCGGACTCCCGGTCACAGGGGGTCCCGCCCCGAAAGGAGCCCGCCATCCGCGAGTGGGTCACTGACCTGCTGGACGAGGGTCTCAACGTCGTCGTGTGGCACGACGACCGGCTGGTAGGCCACGCCGTGTTGATGCCAGTCGAGGACGAAAGCGCGGAGCTGGCCATCTTCGTCCACCCCGACTACCAGTCGGCGGGCATCGGGACGGAGCTCATCAAAGTACTGCTGGGCCACGGCCAGGAGGAAGGCCTCGAACACGTCTGGCTGGCCGTCTCCCAGCGCAACCACGTCGCGATGCGCGTCTACCGCTCGGTGGGCTTCGAGACCCGCCTGCGTGAACACGTGGAAATCGAGATGGAACTGGACCTGTAG
- a CDS encoding DUF7411 family protein yields MRAALLFSAGKDSTLAGLLLEDFYDVTLVTASFGVVGPEPAREAAEALGFPHETVALDPDVAREAVERMHDDGYPRNGIQQVHEHAVERVAEGEWTDGLDAVADGTRRDDRVPTIERPFAQSVEDRFDVDYLAPLAGIGRGAIDDMAADELVVETGPSAEIPKADYEVELRALLVDEYGDGAVAEVFPDHTQSRVRGRR; encoded by the coding sequence ATGCGAGCGGCCCTGCTGTTTAGCGCGGGCAAGGACTCCACACTGGCGGGGCTCCTGCTCGAGGACTTCTACGACGTGACGCTCGTGACCGCGAGCTTCGGCGTCGTCGGCCCCGAACCCGCCCGGGAAGCCGCCGAGGCCCTTGGATTCCCCCACGAGACGGTCGCCCTGGACCCCGACGTGGCCCGCGAGGCGGTCGAGCGGATGCACGACGACGGCTACCCCCGCAACGGCATCCAGCAGGTCCACGAGCACGCCGTCGAGCGGGTCGCTGAAGGGGAGTGGACCGACGGGCTGGACGCCGTCGCCGACGGCACCCGCCGGGACGACCGCGTCCCGACTATCGAGCGCCCGTTCGCCCAGAGCGTCGAGGACCGCTTCGACGTCGACTACCTCGCGCCGCTCGCGGGCATCGGTCGGGGCGCCATCGACGATATGGCCGCCGACGAACTCGTGGTCGAGACGGGGCCGAGCGCCGAGATTCCGAAGGCCGACTACGAGGTGGAGTTGCGGGCGCTGCTCGTCGACGAATACGGCGACGGGGCCGTCGCCGAGGTCTTTCCCGACCACACCCAGTCACGGGTGCGCGGCCGTCGGTAG
- a CDS encoding 30S ribosomal protein S19e encodes MTTLYDVPAEDLIEALTETFNDEDAVEAPEWTAVAKTGVDRELPPEQPDFWERRAASLLRKVAVDGPMGVNALKTEYGTSKQGTTRYRVRPKQKAEGSGSIIRTALQQLEEAGYVETSEADGRRVTGEGRSLLDDTAGEVLEDLDRPELERYA; translated from the coding sequence ATGACGACACTCTACGACGTGCCCGCAGAGGACCTCATCGAGGCCCTCACCGAGACGTTCAACGACGAAGACGCCGTTGAGGCCCCCGAGTGGACCGCCGTCGCCAAGACCGGCGTCGACCGCGAGCTCCCGCCCGAACAGCCGGACTTCTGGGAGCGACGCGCCGCCAGCCTGCTCCGGAAGGTCGCCGTCGACGGCCCGATGGGCGTCAACGCTCTCAAGACCGAGTACGGGACCTCGAAACAGGGTACCACCCGCTACCGCGTCCGTCCCAAACAGAAGGCCGAGGGGTCGGGCTCCATCATCCGCACCGCGCTCCAGCAGCTAGAAGAGGCCGGCTACGTCGAGACCAGCGAGGCCGACGGCCGACGCGTCACCGGCGAGGGTCGGAGCCTGCTCGACGACACCGCCGGCGAGGTTCTCGAGGACCTCGACCGTCCCGAACTCGAACGCTACGCCTAA
- the hisS gene encoding histidine--tRNA ligase, whose protein sequence is MYDSVKGFRDFYPEEMGSRRWAMDTIEDTAQRYGFREIGTPALEPTEMYTDKSGEEIVEELYSFEDKGGREVALTPELTPTVARMMVAKQQELQKPIKWVSTRPFWRYEQVQQGRFREFYQTNVDIFGSSEPDADAEILAVAVDMLDDLGLDNDDFEIRVSHRDILSGLLESFDADVDTREAIRAVDKRAKVDRDEYLDALYEAGLSYDDAEAFDDLLETGEDDLDTLADRSETVADATENLRAVLAAADDFGVRDQLTLSLSTARGLDYYTGVVFECFDATGEVSRSVFGGGRYDDLIEGFGGQPTPAVGFAPGHATLQLLCERAGVWPEEALETDYYVLQVGDTRSTAARIARDLREQGHVVETDIADRSFGAQMGYADNVNAETVVIVGERDLEDDEITLKEMDDGEQVAVPVDEFPGDRDRPTFEDFAE, encoded by the coding sequence ATGTACGACTCTGTCAAGGGATTTCGTGACTTCTACCCCGAGGAGATGGGTTCGCGGCGCTGGGCGATGGACACTATCGAGGACACCGCCCAGCGCTACGGCTTCCGGGAGATAGGGACGCCGGCTCTGGAGCCGACCGAGATGTACACCGACAAGAGTGGCGAGGAGATCGTCGAGGAACTGTACAGCTTCGAGGACAAGGGCGGCCGCGAGGTGGCGCTGACCCCAGAACTCACGCCGACGGTCGCGCGCATGATGGTCGCCAAGCAACAGGAGCTCCAGAAGCCCATCAAGTGGGTGTCGACGCGGCCGTTCTGGCGCTACGAGCAGGTCCAGCAGGGCCGGTTCCGGGAGTTCTACCAGACAAACGTCGACATCTTCGGCTCCAGCGAGCCCGACGCCGACGCCGAGATTCTGGCCGTCGCCGTCGATATGCTCGACGACCTCGGGCTCGACAACGACGATTTCGAGATTCGGGTCTCCCACCGGGACATTCTCTCGGGCCTGCTCGAATCGTTCGACGCCGACGTCGACACTCGCGAGGCCATCCGCGCCGTCGACAAGCGCGCGAAGGTCGACCGCGACGAGTATCTCGACGCGCTGTACGAGGCCGGGCTCAGCTACGACGACGCCGAGGCGTTCGACGACCTGCTGGAAACCGGCGAGGACGACCTCGACACGCTCGCCGACCGGTCCGAGACCGTGGCCGACGCCACCGAGAACCTCCGTGCGGTGCTCGCGGCTGCCGACGACTTCGGCGTCCGGGACCAGCTCACACTCTCGCTGTCGACCGCGCGCGGACTGGACTACTACACCGGCGTCGTCTTCGAGTGCTTCGACGCGACGGGCGAGGTCTCTCGCTCCGTCTTCGGCGGCGGTCGCTACGACGACCTCATCGAGGGCTTCGGCGGCCAGCCGACGCCCGCCGTAGGCTTCGCCCCGGGTCACGCCACCCTGCAGCTGCTGTGTGAACGGGCCGGCGTCTGGCCCGAGGAAGCGCTCGAAACAGATTACTACGTCCTGCAGGTGGGCGACACGCGGTCCACGGCCGCCCGCATCGCCCGTGACCTGCGCGAGCAGGGCCACGTCGTCGAGACCGATATCGCCGACCGCTCCTTTGGCGCACAGATGGGCTATGCCGACAACGTCAACGCCGAGACGGTCGTCATCGTCGGCGAGCGCGACCTCGAGGACGACGAGATAACCCTGAAGGAGATGGACGACGGCGAGCAGGTTGCCGTTCCCGTCGACGAGTTCCCGGGCGACCGCGACCGGCCGACGTTCGAGGACTTCGCCGAGTGA
- the thiL gene encoding thiamine-phosphate kinase, producing the protein MDEQTALGLIGDRLAAAGDDCAVVDGQVITTDMLHERTDFPAGTTRYTAGWRAVGASLSDVAAMGATATAAVAVYAAPEFDGTELGAFLDGATAVCDAVGAEYVGGDLDGHDEFTVATTALGETDDPVRRSGAEPGDALCVTGSLGRTAAAIRLFDRGDIEAANELFRFTPRVAAGRALSPYASAMLDSSDGLARSVHQLVGASDCGAALTGPLPIDERVDEVAEDDADRRELGVFFGEDFELVCAIPEAELGPARDVTHCRLHRVGTVTESGVTHDGDPLPDRGYSH; encoded by the coding sequence ATGGACGAACAGACCGCCCTGGGGCTCATCGGCGACCGGCTGGCGGCCGCCGGTGACGACTGTGCGGTCGTCGACGGGCAGGTCATCACGACGGATATGCTCCACGAGCGGACGGACTTCCCGGCGGGGACGACCCGGTACACCGCCGGCTGGCGGGCCGTCGGCGCGTCGCTGTCGGACGTAGCGGCGATGGGGGCCACAGCCACGGCGGCGGTCGCAGTGTACGCGGCCCCCGAGTTCGACGGGACCGAGCTGGGGGCCTTCCTCGACGGCGCGACGGCAGTCTGTGACGCGGTCGGGGCGGAGTACGTCGGTGGGGACCTCGACGGCCACGACGAGTTCACCGTCGCGACGACCGCGCTGGGCGAGACCGACGACCCGGTCCGGCGCTCGGGTGCTGAACCAGGTGACGCGCTCTGTGTGACCGGCTCGCTGGGTCGGACGGCGGCGGCGATTCGCCTGTTCGACCGGGGCGATATCGAGGCGGCCAACGAGCTGTTCCGGTTCACGCCACGGGTGGCCGCGGGCCGGGCGCTTTCCCCCTACGCCTCGGCGATGCTCGACTCCAGTGACGGGCTGGCCCGGTCGGTCCACCAGCTCGTCGGTGCCAGCGACTGCGGCGCGGCCCTGACCGGGCCACTGCCCATCGACGAGCGGGTCGACGAGGTGGCCGAGGACGATGCGGACCGGCGGGAACTGGGCGTCTTCTTCGGCGAGGATTTCGAGCTGGTCTGTGCAATCCCCGAGGCAGAACTGGGGCCGGCCCGGGACGTGACGCACTGTCGGCTCCACCGGGTCGGGACAGTCACCGAGTCGGGCGTCACCCACGACGGCGACCCGTTGCCCGACCGCGGCTACTCGCACTGA
- a CDS encoding DNA-binding protein, whose translation MSGDPSEEELEELRKQKMEQLKEQQGEGDAEAQQAAQQQAEAQKKAILRQHLTDGARKRLNTVKMSKPDVGEQVEQQIVALARSGRVGDTIDEEQMKQLLSELTPDSKSFDIKRR comes from the coding sequence ATGAGTGGTGACCCCAGCGAGGAGGAACTCGAAGAGCTCCGCAAGCAGAAGATGGAACAGCTCAAAGAGCAACAGGGCGAGGGCGACGCCGAGGCCCAGCAGGCCGCCCAGCAACAGGCCGAGGCCCAGAAGAAGGCCATCCTCCGCCAGCACCTGACCGACGGCGCCCGCAAGCGGCTCAACACGGTCAAGATGTCCAAACCCGACGTGGGCGAACAGGTCGAACAGCAGATCGTCGCGCTGGCCCGCAGCGGCCGCGTCGGCGATACCATCGACGAGGAGCAGATGAAACAGCTCCTCTCGGAGCTGACGCCCGACTCGAAGAGCTTCGACATCAAGCGCCGGTAG
- the truA gene encoding tRNA pseudouridine(38-40) synthase TruA, whose protein sequence is MRAYRVAYDGRPYSGFQRQPDVPTVEGALLAGLARLSVCERDAIPEGYAAAGRTDAGVSAVAQTVAFEAPDWLTPSAFNSELPADVCAWASADVPEDFHATHEARERRYTYFLHAPEADDDLATETLEALCGRHDYHNLTPDDDGTVRELRGRVERDGDTLVVRFRAGGFARQLVRRVVGLLDEILRGESSRSKVERVFAAKPLPGPEGVAPAPAYPLVLSGVDYPDVLFETDDEAVETARSVFEDLHVERQTAARVAGCVVSGLE, encoded by the coding sequence ATGCGCGCCTACCGGGTCGCCTACGACGGCCGGCCCTACAGCGGGTTCCAGCGCCAGCCCGACGTGCCGACCGTCGAAGGAGCGCTCCTTGCTGGCCTGGCCCGACTGAGCGTCTGTGAGCGTGATGCGATCCCCGAGGGCTACGCGGCGGCTGGTCGCACCGACGCCGGCGTCTCGGCGGTCGCACAGACGGTCGCCTTCGAGGCGCCCGACTGGCTCACGCCGTCTGCGTTCAACAGCGAACTCCCCGCCGACGTCTGCGCCTGGGCGAGCGCCGACGTGCCCGAGGACTTTCACGCGACCCACGAGGCCAGGGAGCGACGCTACACCTACTTCCTGCACGCACCGGAGGCCGACGACGACCTGGCAACCGAGACGCTCGAGGCCCTCTGTGGTCGTCACGACTACCACAACCTGACGCCCGACGACGACGGGACGGTCCGGGAGCTGCGTGGGCGTGTCGAGCGGGACGGCGATACGCTGGTCGTCCGGTTTCGGGCCGGCGGCTTCGCCCGGCAGCTGGTCCGCCGGGTCGTCGGCCTGCTCGACGAGATTCTCCGTGGCGAATCCTCACGCTCGAAAGTCGAGCGGGTCTTTGCTGCGAAGCCGTTGCCGGGTCCCGAGGGAGTCGCGCCGGCCCCGGCCTATCCGCTGGTGCTTTCGGGGGTGGACTACCCGGATGTGCTGTTCGAGACCGACGACGAGGCGGTCGAGACCGCCCGCTCGGTGTTCGAGGACCTGCATGTCGAACGCCAGACAGCGGCGCGGGTCGCTGGGTGTGTGGTGTCGGGGCTGGAATAG
- a CDS encoding SHOCT domain-containing protein, producing the protein MFPSLGTWRLAAAVTVLSYGLTVLLGLFGLPRLAGALFVVGFLIGTPLVLILGTASSADESSEMESAPLETADERAATTADTPIAALRRRYARGELTDEEFERRLERLVETERLVETERLADREPELES; encoded by the coding sequence ATGTTCCCGTCCCTCGGGACGTGGCGGCTCGCCGCCGCCGTCACGGTCCTCTCGTATGGACTCACTGTCCTGCTCGGGCTCTTCGGACTCCCACGGCTCGCTGGGGCGCTGTTCGTCGTCGGCTTCCTGATCGGCACGCCGCTCGTCCTGATACTCGGGACGGCGTCTTCAGCGGACGAATCGTCCGAGATGGAGTCCGCCCCGCTCGAAACAGCGGACGAGAGGGCGGCGACCACGGCCGACACGCCGATAGCTGCCCTCCGCCGACGATACGCCCGGGGAGAACTGACCGACGAGGAGTTCGAACGACGGCTCGAACGGCTGGTCGAGACCGAACGGCTGGTCGAGACCGAACGGCTGGCCGACCGCGAACCCGAACTGGAGTCCTAG